The proteins below come from a single Numenius arquata chromosome 19, bNumArq3.hap1.1, whole genome shotgun sequence genomic window:
- the CIMIP2A gene encoding ciliary microtubule inner protein 2A has product MEAPRESSIFPPHPCYIPGYEGYVPQFNYQFGETYGKTTYRLLTDPGVRKSPRSLLAPLHKQKFIEDFSETKHGVQGYLPGCPGYFPYVKAEAATSFPNPVIEPKPLPPVPGLEEAEMIRMHMDPEPQDHPGEYVPWTRLPRGYPRRVSCLPVSEGQEWRLPEITPGRRCGALAGSKPPVKIEGVTLPGVADTAEQDNRLPRLDIPRVIQEKVIPGYTGFIPRFTWVYGVRYIQGVKDAMNEFGQHQFLQRNPVCSFGKRLPQTYWPNYRIYTSAGLIPSYMGFVPDLRHTYALTYGNSTRKVYQKQQKRRACAL; this is encoded by the exons ATGGAAGCCCCCAGGGAAAGCAGCATCTTCCCGCCCCATCCCTGCTATATCCCCGG CTACGAGGGCTACGTCCCTCAGTTCAACTATCAGTTTGGGGAGACCTATGGCAAAACCACGTACCGGCTGCTGACGGACCCCGGGGTCAGGAAGAGCCCTCGTTCCTTGCTGGCGCCGCTGCACAAGCAGAAGTTCATCGAGGACTTCAGTGAGACCAAGCACGGTGTCCAGGGTTATCTCCCTGGGTGTCCAG GATACTTTCCCTATGTGAAAGCTGAGGCTGCAACAAGCTTCCCCAACCCGGTCATTGAGCCAAAACCTCTCCCACCGGTGCCAGGGCTGGAAGAGGCAGAGATGATAAGGATGCACATGGACCCCGAGCCCCAGGACCACCCCGGCGAGTATGTCCCGTGGACACGACTGCCTCGGGGGTACCCACGGAGGGTTTCATGCCTTCCCGTGTCTGAGGGGCAAGAGTGGCGACTGCCCGAGATAACCCCAGGAAGAAGGTGCGGAGCCCTGGCAGGGAGCAAACCG cCTGTAAAAATTGAAGGTGTGACTCTGCCAGGAGTGGCTGACACTGCAGAGCAGGACAATCGGTTACCAAGACTGGACATACCAAGAGTGATCCAAGAGAAAGTCATTCCAG GGTACACTGGATTCATCCCACGCTTCACCTGGGTTTATGGCGTGAGGTACATCCAGggggtgaaggacgccatgaacgAATTTGGACAACACCAG tttttgcAGAGAAACCCAGTTTGCAGCTTCGGCAAGAGACTTCCCCAAACGTACTGGCCTAACTACAGGATTTACACCAGCGCTGGGCTGATCCCTTCCTACATGGGCTTCGTACCAG accTCCGCCACACCTACGCCCTCACCTACGGAAACAGCACCCGCAAAGTTTACCAAAAGCAACAAAAGAGACGAGCTTGTGCACTGTGA
- the TUBB4B gene encoding tubulin beta-4B chain isoform X3, producing the protein MREIVHLQAGQCGNQIGAKFWEVISDEHGIDPTGTYHGDSDLQLERINVYYNEATGQSGAGNNWAKGHYTEGAELVDSVLDVVRKEAESCDCLQGFQLTHSLGGGTGSGMGTLLISKIREEYPDRIMNTFSVVPSPKVSDTVVEPYNATLSVHQLVENTDETYCIDNEALYDICFRTLKLTTPTYGDLNHLVSATMSGVTTCLRFPGQLNADLRKLAVNMVPFPRLHFFMPGFAPLTSRGSQQYRALTVPELTQQMFDAKNMMAACDPRHGRYLTVAAVFRGRMSMKEVDEQMLNVQNKNSSYFVEWIPNNVKTAVCDIPPRGLKMSATFIGNSTAIQELFKRISEQFTAMFRRKAFLHWYTGEGMDEMEFTEAESNMNDLVSEYQQYQDATAEEEGEFEEEAEEEAE; encoded by the exons ATGAGGGAGATCGTGCACCTGCAGGCCGGGCAGTGCGGAAACCAGATCGGGGCCAAG TTCTGGGAGGTGATCAGCGACGAACATGGCATCGACCCAACCGGGACCTACCACGGTGACAGCGACCTGCAGCTGGAGCGCATTAACGTCTACTACAATGAGGCCACAG GTCAGAGCGGAGCAGGAAACAACTGGGCAAAGGGCCATTATACGGAAGGTGCTGAATTAGTTGATTCCGTGTTAGATGTTgtaagaaaggaggcagaaagCTGTGATTGTCTCCAGGGCTTTCAGCTTACTCACTCTCTCGGTGGTGGTACAGGCTCTGGCATGGGTACCCTCCTCATCAGCAAAATCCGTGAAGAGTACCCTGACCGAATTATGAATACTTTCAGTGTTGTACCCTCCCCTAAAGTATCAGATACTGTAGTAGAGCCCTACAATGCCACACTCTCGGTGCATCAGCTTGTGGAGAACACAGATGAAACATACTGTATTGATAACGAAGCCCTCTACGACATATGCTTCAGAACACTGAAGTTAACTACTCCAACCTACGGTGATCTGAACCATTTAGTGTCGGCAACCATGAGCGGTGTCACCACCTGCCTGCGGTTCCCAGGCCAGCTTAATGCCGACCTGCGGAAGCTGGCGGTGAACATGGTTCCCTTCCCCCGTTTGCACTTTTTCATGCCTGGTTTTGCCCCGCTGACGAGCCGTGGGAGCCAGCAGTATCGTGCTTTAACCGTGCCAGAGCTAACGCAGCAGATGTTCGATGCAAAGAACATGATGGCAGCCTGTGACCCGCGTCATGGCCGCTATCTGACCGTAGCTGCCGTTTTTAGGGGCCGTATGTCAATGAAAGAGGTCGATGAGCAAATGCTAAACGTTCAGAACAAAAATAGCAGCTATTTTGTTGAGTGGATTCCTAATAACGTTAAAACAGCGGTCTGTGACATTCCACCTCGTGGCCTGAAAATGTCCGCCACCTTCATTGGTAACAGCACGGCCATCCAGGAGCTGTTCAAACGCATTTCTGAGCAGTTCACGGCCATGTTCCGCCGAAAGGCGTTCCTGCACTGGTACACGGGCGAGGGCATGGACGAGATGGAGTTCACAGAGGCTGAGAGCAACATGAACGACCTGGTCTCTGAGTATCAGCAGTACCAGGATGCTACAGCCGAGGAGGAGGGGGAGtttgaggaggaggctgaggaggaggcAGAGTAA
- the TUBB4B gene encoding tubulin beta-4B chain isoform X1: MREIVHLQAGQCGNQIGAKFWEVISDEHGIDPTGTYHGDSDLQLERINVYYNEATGGKYVPRAVLVDLEPGTMDSVRSGPFGQIFRPDNFVFGQSGAGNNWAKGHYTEGAELVDSVLDVVRKEAESCDCLQGFQLTHSLGGGTGSGMGTLLISKIREEYPDRIMNTFSVVPSPKVSDTVVEPYNATLSVHQLVENTDETYCIDNEALYDICFRTLKLTTPTYGDLNHLVSATMSGVTTCLRFPGQLNADLRKLAVNMVPFPRLHFFMPGFAPLTSRGSQQYRALTVPELTQQMFDAKNMMAACDPRHGRYLTVAAVFRGRMSMKEVDEQMLNVQNKNSSYFVEWIPNNVKTAVCDIPPRGLKMSATFIGNSTAIQELFKRISEQFTAMFRRKAFLHWYTGEGMDEMEFTEAESNMNDLVSEYQQYQDATAEEEGEFEEEAEEEAE; encoded by the exons ATGAGGGAGATCGTGCACCTGCAGGCCGGGCAGTGCGGAAACCAGATCGGGGCCAAG TTCTGGGAGGTGATCAGCGACGAACATGGCATCGACCCAACCGGGACCTACCACGGTGACAGCGACCTGCAGCTGGAGCGCATTAACGTCTACTACAATGAGGCCACAG GTGGCAAGTACGTGCCCCGCGCCGTCCTGGTGGACTTGGAACCCGGCACCATGGACTCGGTGCGCTCCGGGCCCTTCGGCCAGATATTCAGGCCGGACAACTTCGTGTTCG GTCAGAGCGGAGCAGGAAACAACTGGGCAAAGGGCCATTATACGGAAGGTGCTGAATTAGTTGATTCCGTGTTAGATGTTgtaagaaaggaggcagaaagCTGTGATTGTCTCCAGGGCTTTCAGCTTACTCACTCTCTCGGTGGTGGTACAGGCTCTGGCATGGGTACCCTCCTCATCAGCAAAATCCGTGAAGAGTACCCTGACCGAATTATGAATACTTTCAGTGTTGTACCCTCCCCTAAAGTATCAGATACTGTAGTAGAGCCCTACAATGCCACACTCTCGGTGCATCAGCTTGTGGAGAACACAGATGAAACATACTGTATTGATAACGAAGCCCTCTACGACATATGCTTCAGAACACTGAAGTTAACTACTCCAACCTACGGTGATCTGAACCATTTAGTGTCGGCAACCATGAGCGGTGTCACCACCTGCCTGCGGTTCCCAGGCCAGCTTAATGCCGACCTGCGGAAGCTGGCGGTGAACATGGTTCCCTTCCCCCGTTTGCACTTTTTCATGCCTGGTTTTGCCCCGCTGACGAGCCGTGGGAGCCAGCAGTATCGTGCTTTAACCGTGCCAGAGCTAACGCAGCAGATGTTCGATGCAAAGAACATGATGGCAGCCTGTGACCCGCGTCATGGCCGCTATCTGACCGTAGCTGCCGTTTTTAGGGGCCGTATGTCAATGAAAGAGGTCGATGAGCAAATGCTAAACGTTCAGAACAAAAATAGCAGCTATTTTGTTGAGTGGATTCCTAATAACGTTAAAACAGCGGTCTGTGACATTCCACCTCGTGGCCTGAAAATGTCCGCCACCTTCATTGGTAACAGCACGGCCATCCAGGAGCTGTTCAAACGCATTTCTGAGCAGTTCACGGCCATGTTCCGCCGAAAGGCGTTCCTGCACTGGTACACGGGCGAGGGCATGGACGAGATGGAGTTCACAGAGGCTGAGAGCAACATGAACGACCTGGTCTCTGAGTATCAGCAGTACCAGGATGCTACAGCCGAGGAGGAGGGGGAGtttgaggaggaggctgaggaggaggcAGAGTAA
- the TUBB4B gene encoding tubulin beta-4B chain isoform X6: MREIVHLQAGQCGNQIGAKFWEVISDEHGIDPTGTYHGDSDLQLERINVYYNEATGGKYVPRAVLVDLEPGTMDSVRSGPFGQIFRPDNFVFGQSGAGNNWAKGHYTEGAELVDSVLDVVRKEVDEQMLNVQNKNSSYFVEWIPNNVKTAVCDIPPRGLKMSATFIGNSTAIQELFKRISEQFTAMFRRKAFLHWYTGEGMDEMEFTEAESNMNDLVSEYQQYQDATAEEEGEFEEEAEEEAE; encoded by the exons ATGAGGGAGATCGTGCACCTGCAGGCCGGGCAGTGCGGAAACCAGATCGGGGCCAAG TTCTGGGAGGTGATCAGCGACGAACATGGCATCGACCCAACCGGGACCTACCACGGTGACAGCGACCTGCAGCTGGAGCGCATTAACGTCTACTACAATGAGGCCACAG GTGGCAAGTACGTGCCCCGCGCCGTCCTGGTGGACTTGGAACCCGGCACCATGGACTCGGTGCGCTCCGGGCCCTTCGGCCAGATATTCAGGCCGGACAACTTCGTGTTCG GTCAGAGCGGAGCAGGAAACAACTGGGCAAAGGGCCATTATACGGAAGGTGCTGAATTAGTTGATTCCGTGTTAGATGTTgtaagaaaggag GTCGATGAGCAAATGCTAAACGTTCAGAACAAAAATAGCAGCTATTTTGTTGAGTGGATTCCTAATAACGTTAAAACAGCGGTCTGTGACATTCCACCTCGTGGCCTGAAAATGTCCGCCACCTTCATTGGTAACAGCACGGCCATCCAGGAGCTGTTCAAACGCATTTCTGAGCAGTTCACGGCCATGTTCCGCCGAAAGGCGTTCCTGCACTGGTACACGGGCGAGGGCATGGACGAGATGGAGTTCACAGAGGCTGAGAGCAACATGAACGACCTGGTCTCTGAGTATCAGCAGTACCAGGATGCTACAGCCGAGGAGGAGGGGGAGtttgaggaggaggctgaggaggaggcAGAGTAA
- the TUBB4B gene encoding tubulin beta-4B chain isoform X5, whose translation MREIVHLQAGQCGNQIGAKFWEVISDEHGIDPTGTYHGDSDLQLERINVYYNEATGGKYVPRAVLVDLEPGTMDSVRSGPFGQIFRPDNFVFGQSGAGNNWAKGHYTEGAELVDSVLDVVRKEAESCDCQLNADLRKLAVNMVPFPRLHFFMPGFAPLTSRGSQQYRALTVPELTQQMFDAKNMMAACDPRHGRYLTVAAVFRGRMSMKEVDEQMLNVQNKNSSYFVEWIPNNVKTAVCDIPPRGLKMSATFIGNSTAIQELFKRISEQFTAMFRRKAFLHWYTGEGMDEMEFTEAESNMNDLVSEYQQYQDATAEEEGEFEEEAEEEAE comes from the exons ATGAGGGAGATCGTGCACCTGCAGGCCGGGCAGTGCGGAAACCAGATCGGGGCCAAG TTCTGGGAGGTGATCAGCGACGAACATGGCATCGACCCAACCGGGACCTACCACGGTGACAGCGACCTGCAGCTGGAGCGCATTAACGTCTACTACAATGAGGCCACAG GTGGCAAGTACGTGCCCCGCGCCGTCCTGGTGGACTTGGAACCCGGCACCATGGACTCGGTGCGCTCCGGGCCCTTCGGCCAGATATTCAGGCCGGACAACTTCGTGTTCG GTCAGAGCGGAGCAGGAAACAACTGGGCAAAGGGCCATTATACGGAAGGTGCTGAATTAGTTGATTCCGTGTTAGATGTTgtaagaaaggaggcagaaagCTGTGATT GCCAGCTTAATGCCGACCTGCGGAAGCTGGCGGTGAACATGGTTCCCTTCCCCCGTTTGCACTTTTTCATGCCTGGTTTTGCCCCGCTGACGAGCCGTGGGAGCCAGCAGTATCGTGCTTTAACCGTGCCAGAGCTAACGCAGCAGATGTTCGATGCAAAGAACATGATGGCAGCCTGTGACCCGCGTCATGGCCGCTATCTGACCGTAGCTGCCGTTTTTAGGGGCCGTATGTCAATGAAAGAGGTCGATGAGCAAATGCTAAACGTTCAGAACAAAAATAGCAGCTATTTTGTTGAGTGGATTCCTAATAACGTTAAAACAGCGGTCTGTGACATTCCACCTCGTGGCCTGAAAATGTCCGCCACCTTCATTGGTAACAGCACGGCCATCCAGGAGCTGTTCAAACGCATTTCTGAGCAGTTCACGGCCATGTTCCGCCGAAAGGCGTTCCTGCACTGGTACACGGGCGAGGGCATGGACGAGATGGAGTTCACAGAGGCTGAGAGCAACATGAACGACCTGGTCTCTGAGTATCAGCAGTACCAGGATGCTACAGCCGAGGAGGAGGGGGAGtttgaggaggaggctgaggaggaggcAGAGTAA
- the TUBB4B gene encoding tubulin beta-4B chain isoform X2: MREIVHLQAGQCGNQIGAKFWEVISDEHGIDPTGTYHGDSDLQLERINVYYNEATGGKYVPRAVLVDLEPGTMDSVRSGPFGQIFRPDNFVFGQSGAGNNWAKGHYTEGAELVDSVLDVVRKEAESCDCLQGFQLTHSLGGVSDTVVEPYNATLSVHQLVENTDETYCIDNEALYDICFRTLKLTTPTYGDLNHLVSATMSGVTTCLRFPGQLNADLRKLAVNMVPFPRLHFFMPGFAPLTSRGSQQYRALTVPELTQQMFDAKNMMAACDPRHGRYLTVAAVFRGRMSMKEVDEQMLNVQNKNSSYFVEWIPNNVKTAVCDIPPRGLKMSATFIGNSTAIQELFKRISEQFTAMFRRKAFLHWYTGEGMDEMEFTEAESNMNDLVSEYQQYQDATAEEEGEFEEEAEEEAE, encoded by the exons ATGAGGGAGATCGTGCACCTGCAGGCCGGGCAGTGCGGAAACCAGATCGGGGCCAAG TTCTGGGAGGTGATCAGCGACGAACATGGCATCGACCCAACCGGGACCTACCACGGTGACAGCGACCTGCAGCTGGAGCGCATTAACGTCTACTACAATGAGGCCACAG GTGGCAAGTACGTGCCCCGCGCCGTCCTGGTGGACTTGGAACCCGGCACCATGGACTCGGTGCGCTCCGGGCCCTTCGGCCAGATATTCAGGCCGGACAACTTCGTGTTCG GTCAGAGCGGAGCAGGAAACAACTGGGCAAAGGGCCATTATACGGAAGGTGCTGAATTAGTTGATTCCGTGTTAGATGTTgtaagaaaggaggcagaaagCTGTGATTGTCTCCAGGGCTTTCAGCTTACTCACTCTCTCGGTGGTG TATCAGATACTGTAGTAGAGCCCTACAATGCCACACTCTCGGTGCATCAGCTTGTGGAGAACACAGATGAAACATACTGTATTGATAACGAAGCCCTCTACGACATATGCTTCAGAACACTGAAGTTAACTACTCCAACCTACGGTGATCTGAACCATTTAGTGTCGGCAACCATGAGCGGTGTCACCACCTGCCTGCGGTTCCCAGGCCAGCTTAATGCCGACCTGCGGAAGCTGGCGGTGAACATGGTTCCCTTCCCCCGTTTGCACTTTTTCATGCCTGGTTTTGCCCCGCTGACGAGCCGTGGGAGCCAGCAGTATCGTGCTTTAACCGTGCCAGAGCTAACGCAGCAGATGTTCGATGCAAAGAACATGATGGCAGCCTGTGACCCGCGTCATGGCCGCTATCTGACCGTAGCTGCCGTTTTTAGGGGCCGTATGTCAATGAAAGAGGTCGATGAGCAAATGCTAAACGTTCAGAACAAAAATAGCAGCTATTTTGTTGAGTGGATTCCTAATAACGTTAAAACAGCGGTCTGTGACATTCCACCTCGTGGCCTGAAAATGTCCGCCACCTTCATTGGTAACAGCACGGCCATCCAGGAGCTGTTCAAACGCATTTCTGAGCAGTTCACGGCCATGTTCCGCCGAAAGGCGTTCCTGCACTGGTACACGGGCGAGGGCATGGACGAGATGGAGTTCACAGAGGCTGAGAGCAACATGAACGACCTGGTCTCTGAGTATCAGCAGTACCAGGATGCTACAGCCGAGGAGGAGGGGGAGtttgaggaggaggctgaggaggaggcAGAGTAA
- the TUBB4B gene encoding tubulin beta-4B chain isoform X4, whose translation MREIVHLQAGQCGKYVPRAVLVDLEPGTMDSVRSGPFGQIFRPDNFVFGQSGAGNNWAKGHYTEGAELVDSVLDVVRKEAESCDCLQGFQLTHSLGGGTGSGMGTLLISKIREEYPDRIMNTFSVVPSPKVSDTVVEPYNATLSVHQLVENTDETYCIDNEALYDICFRTLKLTTPTYGDLNHLVSATMSGVTTCLRFPGQLNADLRKLAVNMVPFPRLHFFMPGFAPLTSRGSQQYRALTVPELTQQMFDAKNMMAACDPRHGRYLTVAAVFRGRMSMKEVDEQMLNVQNKNSSYFVEWIPNNVKTAVCDIPPRGLKMSATFIGNSTAIQELFKRISEQFTAMFRRKAFLHWYTGEGMDEMEFTEAESNMNDLVSEYQQYQDATAEEEGEFEEEAEEEAE comes from the exons ATGAGGGAGATCGTGCACCTGCAGGCCGGGCAGT GTGGCAAGTACGTGCCCCGCGCCGTCCTGGTGGACTTGGAACCCGGCACCATGGACTCGGTGCGCTCCGGGCCCTTCGGCCAGATATTCAGGCCGGACAACTTCGTGTTCG GTCAGAGCGGAGCAGGAAACAACTGGGCAAAGGGCCATTATACGGAAGGTGCTGAATTAGTTGATTCCGTGTTAGATGTTgtaagaaaggaggcagaaagCTGTGATTGTCTCCAGGGCTTTCAGCTTACTCACTCTCTCGGTGGTGGTACAGGCTCTGGCATGGGTACCCTCCTCATCAGCAAAATCCGTGAAGAGTACCCTGACCGAATTATGAATACTTTCAGTGTTGTACCCTCCCCTAAAGTATCAGATACTGTAGTAGAGCCCTACAATGCCACACTCTCGGTGCATCAGCTTGTGGAGAACACAGATGAAACATACTGTATTGATAACGAAGCCCTCTACGACATATGCTTCAGAACACTGAAGTTAACTACTCCAACCTACGGTGATCTGAACCATTTAGTGTCGGCAACCATGAGCGGTGTCACCACCTGCCTGCGGTTCCCAGGCCAGCTTAATGCCGACCTGCGGAAGCTGGCGGTGAACATGGTTCCCTTCCCCCGTTTGCACTTTTTCATGCCTGGTTTTGCCCCGCTGACGAGCCGTGGGAGCCAGCAGTATCGTGCTTTAACCGTGCCAGAGCTAACGCAGCAGATGTTCGATGCAAAGAACATGATGGCAGCCTGTGACCCGCGTCATGGCCGCTATCTGACCGTAGCTGCCGTTTTTAGGGGCCGTATGTCAATGAAAGAGGTCGATGAGCAAATGCTAAACGTTCAGAACAAAAATAGCAGCTATTTTGTTGAGTGGATTCCTAATAACGTTAAAACAGCGGTCTGTGACATTCCACCTCGTGGCCTGAAAATGTCCGCCACCTTCATTGGTAACAGCACGGCCATCCAGGAGCTGTTCAAACGCATTTCTGAGCAGTTCACGGCCATGTTCCGCCGAAAGGCGTTCCTGCACTGGTACACGGGCGAGGGCATGGACGAGATGGAGTTCACAGAGGCTGAGAGCAACATGAACGACCTGGTCTCTGAGTATCAGCAGTACCAGGATGCTACAGCCGAGGAGGAGGGGGAGtttgaggaggaggctgaggaggaggcAGAGTAA